In Terriglobales bacterium, one genomic interval encodes:
- a CDS encoding Ig-like domain-containing protein, which translates to MSEPITVSGDYPIAAFDTQAAVPNTPGYFPTGSQMTFSLWMQASNGSGVVYPEAKLYINNPFGVLLCNARASTQLTTVLKLFNFSCTTAANIGMQATDRLYLWVGAAQTGRGVPALTAALNIEGTLNGNYDSQIVVRTPLLPSINSNGLSPNIGTVNSSVIIQGSNFGNGGQGSVTFNGTTATTTTWSNNSITATVPAGATSGNVVVTVAGIASNGVNLPILTSLAISPRNPVVPNGTPKQFTVTGTYTGGSTQDLTNTVNWTSSSTTVATINSSGLATTIAQGSTTIRAALGSVSDSTALTVGSPTLASVAVTPASPVATRGATRQFTATGTYTDGSTQNLTSTVTWTSSAPAIATINSSGLATAVAQGSSTITATSGSLSNSTPLTVTASAPVTIAVAPGNTTVTAGATQQYTATGTYPDNSTQNLTSTASWTSSAPAVISINSAGLSTALSAGSAMITASAAGVNGSTNVTVGAGAVNYIYDDLGRLVGVVAQNGNAATYNYDPVGNILSITRQAPNQVSIMQFSPTSGLAGTTVTISGTGFITTPAQNTVKFNGITATVTAATANQLVVTVPGTATTGPVTVSNVFGTATAALNFSVSTNAPSITDFSPHVGLPGAALTITGTNFNPDANKNHIRINIAQQQPVTSASATSLGATLAQGTTSGHVFVSTPLGKTVSSADFFVPFNNHTVASVGYTGRLDYVHNSQLVTFSAPNQIGILLFDAHGGDKVQLQTNNSTIASATISVFAPNGSTVASGSFSTGTQTYDGIVLPAKMDGTYTIGIEPGSNTGNANVSLINESDVTATISIDGPAVTTTTTIPGQDARLYFNNIQASERIVLYVSNVTNPSATVYLVNPDGTQHGFGLGINNSPAGQTFFMDTQTLASIGTYQLWVQHTASMASTSIGSETLQLVSVPPDVTATLNVPSSPGTGPATTVTTPAVGQNANLTFACAAGQKLSFNVSNSTYSNSNGGCGITIYEPNNNSEALACPATGASGFIDTITIPITGTCSIFIDPQGTNTGSLTVSANNDADVTASISIDGPPVTVTTTVNGQDAYLSFTTSTANQPVVLNVGNVTTPSAEVRLVKPDGLEQWFVDINNNPAGQNFLLDRQTLAAVGNYKLWIPHSANLTGDIGSETLQLYSSPSTTINGASVNVPASGSLAAGQTAEAVFSGSTGQSVTVHVANNTLSNVQVGLYDPNNTLLTSTSGTTSTFSLSSVTLGATGTYVIKVTSQGSATGSMTVNVTNP; encoded by the coding sequence ATGTCAGAGCCGATCACGGTCAGCGGTGATTACCCGATCGCTGCTTTTGATACGCAAGCGGCAGTGCCCAATACTCCCGGCTATTTCCCAACCGGTTCGCAAATGACATTCAGCCTATGGATGCAAGCCAGCAATGGCAGCGGTGTGGTCTATCCCGAGGCCAAGTTGTATATCAATAATCCTTTCGGAGTTCTTCTTTGCAACGCCAGAGCTAGCACACAACTTACTACCGTATTAAAGTTATTCAATTTTAGCTGCACGACCGCAGCTAATATCGGGATGCAGGCCACCGACCGCTTGTACTTGTGGGTAGGTGCTGCGCAGACCGGCAGAGGCGTGCCTGCTCTGACAGCGGCTCTCAACATTGAGGGCACGCTGAATGGCAACTACGACTCTCAGATTGTCGTACGGACGCCGCTCCTCCCGAGCATCAATAGTAACGGTCTATCGCCGAACATCGGTACTGTCAATTCTTCTGTGATTATTCAGGGAAGCAATTTTGGAAATGGCGGTCAAGGTTCCGTTACTTTTAATGGCACAACGGCAACCACAACAACTTGGAGCAATAACAGTATTACGGCAACTGTTCCTGCGGGGGCGACTTCCGGCAACGTAGTGGTTACCGTTGCTGGTATAGCCAGCAACGGTGTGAACCTTCCTATCCTTACATCTTTAGCGATCTCTCCTCGGAATCCAGTGGTCCCGAATGGAACACCAAAGCAGTTCACGGTTACAGGTACATACACCGGCGGCAGTACGCAAGATTTGACCAACACCGTCAACTGGACTTCCTCTTCTACGACAGTCGCGACGATCAACAGCTCAGGATTGGCCACGACAATTGCTCAAGGCAGCACGACAATCAGGGCAGCCCTGGGTTCAGTGAGCGATTCCACAGCTCTGACAGTAGGATCGCCAACCTTGGCCTCCGTTGCTGTGACACCTGCAAGCCCGGTCGCAACCAGGGGCGCGACACGGCAGTTCACAGCTACAGGCACATATACGGATGGCAGCACGCAAAATCTTACCAGCACAGTGACGTGGACTTCTTCGGCGCCAGCCATTGCCACCATCAACAGCAGTGGCCTGGCGACCGCGGTGGCGCAGGGAAGCAGCACAATCACCGCAACTTCGGGTTCTCTTAGCAATTCGACACCGCTGACGGTAACAGCTTCGGCTCCAGTTACGATTGCAGTCGCTCCCGGTAACACCACGGTCACTGCTGGAGCGACTCAGCAGTACACTGCGACGGGAACATATCCCGATAACAGTACACAGAATCTGACTTCAACCGCCAGCTGGACATCTTCCGCACCTGCTGTGATCAGCATCAATTCTGCTGGACTGTCGACTGCGCTGTCAGCAGGCTCGGCTATGATCACCGCCTCAGCTGCGGGCGTGAATGGCTCGACGAATGTCACGGTGGGAGCCGGGGCAGTCAATTACATCTATGACGATTTGGGCCGGCTCGTCGGAGTGGTTGCCCAGAACGGCAACGCCGCGACGTATAACTATGATCCGGTTGGCAACATCCTTTCGATCACGCGCCAGGCCCCCAACCAGGTTTCCATCATGCAGTTCTCTCCCACGAGCGGCTTGGCGGGAACAACGGTCACCATCAGTGGCACCGGCTTCATCACGACTCCGGCACAAAATACGGTGAAGTTCAACGGGATCACCGCAACCGTGACCGCAGCGACAGCAAATCAACTTGTGGTTACCGTACCCGGCACCGCGACCACCGGCCCGGTCACCGTGAGCAATGTCTTTGGAACTGCGACTGCGGCCCTTAATTTCTCGGTATCCACCAACGCTCCTTCGATTACCGACTTTTCACCGCATGTCGGTTTGCCGGGAGCGGCCCTTACCATCACGGGGACCAACTTCAATCCCGACGCCAACAAAAATCACATTCGCATCAACATCGCCCAGCAGCAGCCGGTTACCTCTGCTAGTGCTACAAGCCTGGGCGCAACCCTTGCTCAAGGGACCACATCCGGGCACGTCTTCGTTTCCACGCCGCTTGGCAAAACAGTGAGCTCAGCAGACTTCTTTGTTCCTTTCAATAATCACACCGTTGCCAGCGTCGGTTACACAGGCCGTCTTGACTATGTTCATAACAGTCAACTCGTTACCTTCAGCGCTCCCAACCAGATAGGCATCCTGCTCTTCGACGCGCACGGCGGAGACAAGGTCCAGTTGCAGACGAACAATTCAACCATCGCGTCGGCCACCATCTCGGTCTTTGCGCCCAACGGCAGCACGGTCGCCTCCGGGTCATTCTCTACCGGTACGCAAACCTATGATGGCATTGTATTACCCGCAAAAATGGATGGTACCTACACGATTGGTATTGAACCCGGTTCCAATACGGGAAATGCAAATGTCTCCCTCATCAATGAAAGCGATGTGACCGCTACAATTTCCATCGACGGTCCAGCTGTGACCACGACAACCACAATTCCTGGACAGGATGCGCGGCTTTACTTCAACAATATTCAGGCCAGTGAGCGGATTGTGTTGTATGTGAGCAATGTAACGAACCCCAGCGCTACCGTGTACCTCGTCAACCCTGACGGAACACAACATGGCTTCGGTTTGGGAATCAATAATAGCCCGGCAGGTCAAACATTCTTCATGGACACGCAGACCCTTGCCAGCATAGGCACCTATCAGCTCTGGGTTCAGCACACTGCATCAATGGCGTCAACCAGCATTGGCAGTGAAACTCTGCAGCTCGTGAGTGTGCCGCCAGATGTAACAGCAACTCTGAACGTCCCCTCCTCGCCAGGCACCGGCCCCGCAACTACCGTCACGACTCCCGCCGTAGGGCAGAACGCCAACCTGACGTTCGCTTGCGCAGCCGGACAAAAACTGAGTTTCAACGTTAGCAACAGCACCTATAGCAACAGTAATGGCGGCTGCGGGATTACGATATATGAGCCCAATAACAACAGTGAAGCACTGGCATGTCCGGCCACAGGCGCCAGCGGTTTCATTGATACGATTACCATACCAATAACAGGAACCTGCAGCATCTTCATTGATCCTCAGGGGACCAATACCGGCAGTCTCACGGTATCTGCCAACAACGACGCTGATGTAACTGCCTCAATTTCGATCGATGGCCCGCCGGTAACCGTGACTACCACGGTAAACGGACAAGATGCTTATCTCAGCTTCACGACCTCGACCGCGAACCAGCCAGTGGTATTGAATGTAGGCAATGTAACGACTCCTAGTGCCGAAGTGCGACTCGTGAAACCGGATGGGTTGGAACAATGGTTCGTAGACATTAATAACAACCCCGCTGGTCAGAACTTCTTGTTGGATAGGCAGACATTGGCCGCGGTTGGAAACTATAAGTTGTGGATACCGCACTCCGCAAATTTAACCGGGGACATCGGTAGTGAGACTCTGCAGCTATATAGCTCACCGTCCACTACGATCAACGGAGCATCTGTAAATGTCCCGGCTTCAGGATCGCTGGCGGCTGGACAAACCGCCGAGGCCGTCTTCTCCGGGAGTACCGGGCAAAGCGTTACCGTTCATGTTGCCAACAACACGCTCAGTAACGTCCAGGTAGGGCTGTACGATCCCAACAACACTCTGTTGACTTCTACGAGCGGAACAACATCCACCTTCAGCCTTTCCAGCGTCACCCTTGGAGCAACCGGCACCTACGTCATCAAGGTTACTTCACAAGGATCAGCTACGGGCAGCATGACCGTAAACGTCACAAATCCGTGA